A region of the Streptococcus oralis Uo5 genome:
ATGATCCCGCAATTCCTAGCTGCGCTGAAAATTGGAATGAGGGAGAATTTAATGAAAAATTTGTAGCATCTGATCCTGATCGTTTTAAGCTATTTGATAAGAAGAACTTTCACTTACCGGATTATGGACATAGTAGAATTGAGCCTGCTGATATTATAACGATAAAAAAACAATTTATTCACGTGAAAAAAGGTGGATCTTCTGCAAATTTAAGTCATTTATTTGCTCAAGGAGTTGTATCTGCTCAGTTATATAAAAACGAAACATTATTTATTGATAAAATCAATGAAGTGTTTGAAGAAGAATATTTTAATTCAGATGATAAAATTGAAGTTATATACGGAATTATAGATAAAAGATATGATAAAAAAGCAAGCGAAATTCTTCCATTCTTTTCGATGATTAACTTATCTCAACACTATGATGTTTTATCAAGTATGGGAATAAAATGTCGACTATTATTTATTGAGCAAAAAGTAAATATTTATAATCAAAGAGAAGAAAAAATTCTAAATCGAGTGAAAAGAGAACTCAAAGATCAAGGAAAAACCAGTATAGAGAGTTATTTTCTGCTTACTCTGATTTTCTTTCAGTTCCTAGTGTTAAAACTCAGAGTACATTTAAAAAGAGTTATCTTGATAAATTTGTAACTAATGGTGATCTAAAAACTGATGGTGCAAAAAGAGGAAAGAAATATTTCAACACGGATTTAGAACAGGTTCTCTATAGAGTGAAAAGAGAACTCAAAGATCAAGGAAAAAATAAAGATGAATTATTTCTGGCATTATCTGATTTTCTAATAACCTTTGGAATTTTTATGCCAACGATTTTTAAAGAGAGATATCTTGATAAATTTGTAGCTAACGACAACTTAGATTATGATGATGATGATGAAAAATATAGAAACACAAATTTAGAGTTATTTTTAGGAGATATGAAGCGGAAACGAAAATTATTTTCTTTATATTCTGATATTCTCAACTTTCCAAAAGAGAATTTTCATATGAAGTTAGATTTTAAAATCAATTATCCTGATAAGTTTATGAATGACGATGCAAAAAGAAAAATTTCTAGAAAGCAGATTACTACATGACAAATTCTGTAAGTTCGAACCGACCTGAGAAGTATAGTATTGCAGCTTAATTTCATATATCATCGGCATCGAATTTATCTGGATTGATACAGAAAACCCACCAAGCGATGCTATCGGCTGGGTAACAAAGAAATAAAAAGTCCTGTCACTTTCTCCCATTTAACCTTTGACTATTCCGCAAAATTATCGTACAATAAAGAGTACATGATAAAATGAGGTCAGAGTCTGTTCGCTCTGGCGATAGTAGTAAAAATGAGGAGAAACGCTTTGGAATTAGAAGTATTTGCTGGGCAAGAAAAAAGTGAACTATCTATGATTGAGGTAGCGCGTGCTATCTTGGAACTTCGTGGTCGCGATCATGAGATGCATTTTAGCGATCTTGTAAACGAAATTCAAAACTACCTTGGAACATCAAACAGCGATATTCGCGAAGCTTTGCCTTTGTTCTACACAGAGTTGAACTTTGACGGTAGCTTCATCTCTCTTGGAGACAACAAATGGGGGCTTCGTTCATGGTATGGTGTGGACGAAATCGACGAAGAAATCATCGCTCTTGAAGAAAGTGACGACGATGAAGTAGCACCAAAAGCTAAGAAAAAACGTGTCAATGCCTTTATGGATGGTGATTCAGATGCCATTGACTACAATGCAGATGATCCAGAAGATGAAGATGCATACGAAGCAGACCCAGCTCTTTCATATGATGATGAAAATCCAGATGATGAGAAAAATGAAGTGGAAGCTTACGATGCAGAAATCAACGAAATCGCTCCTGATGACTTAGGTGAAGACGTGGATCTTAACGAAGAAGACGACGAGTTTTCTGACGATGATGCTGAAACGAGTGAAGAAGAGTAAAAGACTTCATAGAGGAGATCGTAAGATCTCCTTTTTCGTTCCTTGAGCAGAGTGGTTAAGCGGGTCATCCGTTTAGATGCGGATTTTTAGTTGGTTTTCTGAAAACAATCTTCTTATTTTCATCTTTTACCAATTCGGGTTGACAAATGTTCTGCTTTAAGGTATCATATTGTTCGGGCACCTCTTTTAGAGGTCGGGGCTCCCTAGTTACTAGGGAGCTATTTTTGTTTTTTCAGGAAGTTTTTCTTGAAAAGTCGTGATTCATAAGGGTCTTGTTTTCGATCTCCCCTCGTAGTTAACAAGGCCTTGAGCATTTTAGAAAGAGGAATCTATGTCTACGAAATATATTTTTGTAACTGGTGGTGTGGTGTCGTCTATTGGGAAAGGGATTGTGGCAGCAAGTCTGGGTCGTCTCTTGAAAAATCGTGGTCTAAAAGTGACTATTCAGAAGTTTGACCCTTATATCAATATCGATCCGGGAACTATGAGCCCTTATCAGCACGGGGAAGTTTTTGTGACAGATGACGGAGCTGAGACAGATTTGGACTTGGGTCACTATGAACGTTTCATCGATATCAATCTTAACAAATATTCTAACGTGACAACTGGTAAAATTTACAGTGAAGTTCTTCGTAAGGAGCGCCGTGGCGAGTACCTTGGCGCAACTGTTCAAGTCATTCCTCATATCACAGATGCTTTGAAAGAAAAAATCAAGCGTGCCGCTCTAACGACAGACTCTGATGTCATTATCACAGAGGTCGGTGGAACCGTTGGGGATATTGAGTCCTTGCCATTTCTAGAGGCCCTTCGTCAGATGAAGGCAGATGTGGGTGCAGATAATGTTATGTATATCCACACAACCTTGCTTCCTTATCTAAAAGCTGCTGGTGAGATGAAGACAAAGCCAACTCAACATTCTGTAAAAGAATTGCGTGGTTTGGGAATCCAGCCAAATATGTTGGTCATTCGTACCGAGAAACCAGCTGGTCAAGGCATTAAAAACAAACTGGCCCAGTTCTGTGATGTGGCACCAGAAGCCGTTATCGAATCGTTGGATGTCGAACATCTTTACCAAATTCCACTGAATTTGCAGGCACAAGGTATGGATCAAATTGTTTGTGACCATTTGAAATTAGACGCACCAGCAGCGGATATGACAGAATGGTCAGCTATGGTGGACAAGGTTATGAACCTCAAGAAGCAAGTCAAGATTTCCCTTGTTGGTAAGTATGTTGAGTTGCAAGATGCCTATATCTCAGTGGTCGAAGCCTTGAAACACTCTGGTTATGCCAACAATGCAGAAGTGAAGATTAATTGGGTCAATGCCAATGATGTGACGGCAGAGAATGTAGCAGAGCTCTTGTCTGATGCGAACGGAATCATCGTACCAGGCGGTTTTGGTCAACGTGGTACGGAAGGGAAAATCCAAGCCATTCGCTATGCGCGTGAGAATGATGTTCCAATGTTAGGTGTCTGCTTGGGAATGCAGTTAACTTGTATCGAATTTGCTCGTCACGTTTTAGGTCTTGAAGGTGCCAATTCTGCTGAACTTGCACCAGAAACAAAATATCCTATCATTGATATCATGCGTGATCAGGTTGATATTGAGGATATGGGAGGAACCCTTCGTTTGGGACTTTACCCATCTAAGTTGAAACGTGGCTCTAAAGCAGCGGCTGCTTATCATAATCAAGAAGTGGTGCAACGCCGTCACCGTCACCGTTATGAGTTTAACAACGCCTTTCGTGAACAGTTTGAGGCAGCAGGTTTTGTCTTCTCAGGTGTTTCTCCAGACAATCGATTGGTAGAAATTGTAGAGATTCCTGAAAATAAATTCTTTGTAGCATGTCAGTATCACCCTGAACTTTCCAGCCGTCCAAACCGTCCAGAGGAACTCTACACAGCCTTTGTCACTGCAGCGGTTGAAAATAGCAATTAGAAAAATTCGAACCTTTGAGAAGAATCTCAGAGGTTTTTTATTCATTTAGAAAAGTCTTGCTAACTCAGGCGCTTGATAATAAGAATCAGAACTCTTTTTCCTTCACCGAGGGAAGAGGAGTTTTACTTGTTTTTCTGCGACTTCCCTATTTGTCCTATAGCCCTTTTTGTGTTACAATGAATGGTATGAAAGCTAAGAAATTATGGATGACTGGCTTGACTGTGGCTGGTCTAAGTGCCCTTGCTTTGGGGGCTAAAAAAGCAGCAGATAACCACAAACTCATGAAGACTCAAGAAGAGTTGACCGCTATCGTGCGCGAACTTTTCTCAGATATGGGTGAGATTGCGACTCTCTATGTTCAAGTCTACGAAAGTAGCCTAGAGCGACTCGTCGGAGGAGTCGTTTTCGAGGATGGTCGTCACTATACCTTTGTCTATGAAAATGAAGACCTGGTCTATGAGGAGGAAGTCTTATGATTACTCCCAATAGTATAGAAGAACTAGCAGGTTTTGTCGAGCAAGATGGCAAGAAGGTCTTCCTTTTTGTGGCGGACTGGTGTGGCGATTGTCGTTATATCTATCCAGCCTTGCCAGAGATTGAGGAGACAAATCCAGAGTTCACCTTTATTCGAGTGGACCGAGACCAGTATCTGGATCTGGCTAAACTCTGGGATGTGTACGGCATTCCTAGCCTTGTTGTGCTAGAAAAGGACAAGGAAATCGGCCGTTTTGTCAATCGCGACCGTAAAAGCAAGGAAGAAATTAACGACTTTTTATCAGGACTGAAATAGGAGAAAATAGAAAGAATGATTTTTACATATAATAAAGAGCATGTTGGCGATGTCCTTATGATCATCGTGAAAAACAGCGGAGATGCCAAACTAGACGTGGAGCGCAAAGGCAAAGTAGCCCGTGTTTTCCTCAAAGATAATGGGGAAACAGTAGCTTGGAATATTTTCGAAGTTTCAAGTTTCTTTGAAATTGCAGAGCGTGGTCAAGTCTTTTTGACAGATGAGCAAGTAGAACGTTTGAACCAAGAATTGCAGGCGGAAGGTTTTACAGAAGAGATTGTCAATGACAAGGAACCTAAGTTTGTTGTCGGTGAGATTATCGAGATGGTAGCTCATCCAGATAGTGACCACCTCAACATCTGCCAAGTTACAGTCGCAAGTGACAAGACAGTGCAAATCGTGGCAGGAGCACCTAATGCGCGTGTCGGATTGAAAACCATTGTAGCTCTTCCTGGAGCTATGATGCCAAAAGGCAATCTCATTTTCCCAGGCGAACTTCGCGGTGAAAAGAGTTTTGGCATGATGTGCAGCCCTCGTGAATTGCATTTGCCAAATGCTCCGCAAAAACGTGGTATTATTGAATTATCAGAAGACCAAGTTGTTGGAACTCCATTTGACCCAGCTAAACATTGGACTGCCTAG
Encoded here:
- the rpoE gene encoding DNA-directed RNA polymerase subunit delta; amino-acid sequence: MELEVFAGQEKSELSMIEVARAILELRGRDHEMHFSDLVNEIQNYLGTSNSDIREALPLFYTELNFDGSFISLGDNKWGLRSWYGVDEIDEEIIALEESDDDEVAPKAKKKRVNAFMDGDSDAIDYNADDPEDEDAYEADPALSYDDENPDDEKNEVEAYDAEINEIAPDDLGEDVDLNEEDDEFSDDDAETSEEE
- a CDS encoding DUF4651 domain-containing protein, translated to MNGMKAKKLWMTGLTVAGLSALALGAKKAADNHKLMKTQEELTAIVRELFSDMGEIATLYVQVYESSLERLVGGVVFEDGRHYTFVYENEDLVYEEEVL
- a CDS encoding thioredoxin family protein, yielding MITPNSIEELAGFVEQDGKKVFLFVADWCGDCRYIYPALPEIEETNPEFTFIRVDRDQYLDLAKLWDVYGIPSLVVLEKDKEIGRFVNRDRKSKEEINDFLSGLK
- a CDS encoding CTP synthase, with amino-acid sequence MSTKYIFVTGGVVSSIGKGIVAASLGRLLKNRGLKVTIQKFDPYINIDPGTMSPYQHGEVFVTDDGAETDLDLGHYERFIDINLNKYSNVTTGKIYSEVLRKERRGEYLGATVQVIPHITDALKEKIKRAALTTDSDVIITEVGGTVGDIESLPFLEALRQMKADVGADNVMYIHTTLLPYLKAAGEMKTKPTQHSVKELRGLGIQPNMLVIRTEKPAGQGIKNKLAQFCDVAPEAVIESLDVEHLYQIPLNLQAQGMDQIVCDHLKLDAPAADMTEWSAMVDKVMNLKKQVKISLVGKYVELQDAYISVVEALKHSGYANNAEVKINWVNANDVTAENVAELLSDANGIIVPGGFGQRGTEGKIQAIRYARENDVPMLGVCLGMQLTCIEFARHVLGLEGANSAELAPETKYPIIDIMRDQVDIEDMGGTLRLGLYPSKLKRGSKAAAAYHNQEVVQRRHRHRYEFNNAFREQFEAAGFVFSGVSPDNRLVEIVEIPENKFFVACQYHPELSSRPNRPEELYTAFVTAAVENSN
- the ytpR gene encoding YtpR family tRNA-binding protein — its product is MIFTYNKEHVGDVLMIIVKNSGDAKLDVERKGKVARVFLKDNGETVAWNIFEVSSFFEIAERGQVFLTDEQVERLNQELQAEGFTEEIVNDKEPKFVVGEIIEMVAHPDSDHLNICQVTVASDKTVQIVAGAPNARVGLKTIVALPGAMMPKGNLIFPGELRGEKSFGMMCSPRELHLPNAPQKRGIIELSEDQVVGTPFDPAKHWTA